tttaccaaatacatattaaaattttacaatactttaaaaatgcagttaccaaatagcaaataacttttttataaaagctaTACTTCAAAGGGTTCTACTTctgaaagctctactgccaacagctctgcCTAACGAGGCTTATGTGGAATCTGCACAAAGAGTATTCATGAAAGAGGTAGACACTTAGAGAGTCTGGATGATAAGTGCGCTAACTTTATGGGGTAATAAAACCATTTACATCCATATGAAGCCACTTTCCTTGTCTCCTAGAAAAAGCCAAATGCATTCTCACACACGTTATAAGGAACCGCCTTGATGATTTCCCTCTCACCCTTCCACGTACACATACTCCATGGGGAAGAGTCTCAGAAGCGTACTTAGGACAGAAGAGGACCAAATTCGTAAGGTATTACCTTATAAGCTCTCAACCATCAGAGATGGTTACGGAGATTCAGATGGATATTATCTCTTTAATTTGTAGATGGTTAAAGGTATATATGAGATGCGGTACATCTCTTTTGTCCGTGTAAACCTTTATGCGCATTTAAAGGATGATATCCCAAGCGCAAGCCCATAAATAAAACAAAGTCCATCTAATTAGATGGATTAATACAATTGAAGTTTTCATAATATTGAATGAGACatatacaagatggagagaaaAAAAGTAGTGCTGGATGGGGTTCTAATTTTGTTTTCACAGTGATACTTTCTCTAACCACCAACTCATCATGCTTTGGCTTGGCTTCATACTAGCATGGGACATGAGcagattttatttaaaataagcCAAATCTTAACCCATTTACAATTAGCAACCGAAGGATGGTAGAATATTACAAGCAGCTAGTCCATTTTCTCTAACATTTTCTTTGATTAGATCTTACAAAGTCGAATCAGCATAACATGGTCGAGTTATCCATGTAAACTTCAGACAAAAGCGGTCATGCTATTGCCGCGACCAGTCAGTTCCGTAAGGTTGGTCCAACTTTTGCTGGAAGACTTTGAGAGGTTTACAACTCAAAAGTCAAAAGACTGAAGTAAAAATTAAATAGAACTTGCGTAGATCCCATAGAAGTTTCAAGGCCACTGAACACCCAGAAGAGCACAAGGTTGGGAACCGGGAGAGTGCCGTCGGCAGTCGCTTTTTTTGATGCATGGATGCATGCATTCCACGGACGTCCAGGGGCACCCTCCGGGAGATAAGGGTACGTAGTGAAATTTTTCATGCACGGGTGCCCCCCAACGAGGACGTTACTTAATTTAAAATAGTTTATAGAAATGCTAAAGATCCGCCTCGTGAGTGTGGCCCATAATATTACTAGGTGGGCAGTAGGCGAGTTGAAATTTTTGCCCGCCACGCAAATTTGAACTTGAAGAGAACAACATTACATGAGCATCTCTCTCAGAAAGCCTAGTGGGGTCCTTTCAGCATGTCATTGCTATGCCAGTATCTAAGTCTCTCTGGGGATCTTTCAAGGTCCTTTTAATGTATGTTTTCTTGTGGCCATGCCATACATAGTAGCATTTCTTGGCACTCAGTGCTCCAAAATCCAAATTCAAGCCTAAAATGTGCTATTACATCTACTTTTTGTGGGAACAAAATAGTAGTTCTGTTGATATTGAGCCATTTGCCCAAGTATATATCTTTGtggctttctttttttattattattgataagAGAACAATAGTTTTGCTATCTTTATTTGGTTTATATGTGCCTATAGAACACATTTGTAGATCTTATAATCCTTGCATCTTCAATGAGCTGATATAATTAGCTAGATAAAATATGCAATATTTGTAGGCTTGTGGCATAACCAAAGGCTGTCGCATTCGTGCATGTTTTGAATTTGCTTCCCCTCCTCCAATAATGCTATGCATGAAATATTGGTTAGTTTGCACAAGCTCTAAGGCATGAATCCTTCAGCATCAGCATAAATCCTTAGCTACACTAGAAAACTTATATCATGCTGGATGATGAATTCTTAATTAAGATCTTTTCATGGCTATTAGATGCAACCATTTTCCGATGCAGTATATACCTTCATCCAAACACTGGGAAGACGTACTACATTACATAGTGCACAATGTAAGAGACCTTGTtgcttaggaaacaacttaatTCTCGGAAAGCAAAGAGTGCAAATGACTGTAGGTAGTCTTGAAGTCGTCATGTATATTTGGAAATGGAGTTAGCAGGATTCTAGTAAACAAGAGGAAATTAGCCTGAGAGAATCAAGAAGTTGAAATATTGGTGGATGACCACCGAAAAAATGGGGAATGGAGGATAACGTTGGTGGAGATAGAGACCAAAACAATTTTACTGGTCGATTTGAACAGTATGCATTGTAGGAGGCTAATGTAGAATATATGAGAGATCTGATTAACACAGTGATGATGATTTGAACAGCTAAATATGGGATCTTATTGAGCTAGGTCTCATATTTATTGCACTTTAACTCCCAGTCAAGCTCTACATCTCCTGATGGTATGTCACTGCTAAAAACCAAGTCACAGCCCACAGCCAGCTTTTGTTACAATAAGCAAAGTCAAGGATTACAAGGATGAGGGGATGTGTTTGAGGAGCACATATCCAGACAGCACCACCCGATTTCGTTCCTTCACCTTAGTTTGATATATTACTCTGCACATTGAAACGCTGAGTTAGCTATCCAGAGTCGAGGGCTAAAGACATgaccaataaaaagaaaaaataaaaacgaATAACCTTTCCTACCTTGGGCCTTCAAGCCACATTTCTGTGACTAGAGTTTCTCCTGGATATACGTGCAAAAGAAAACGACCAAATATGCTTTTCACCGCTGTTGGTTCCCCGTTGCAGAAAGATTTGATAATGGCTCGGACCGCAAAACCAAGAGTGCACAAACCATGCAGAATTGGACGAGTGAATCTACGAGAAACCACCAGTTAAACCATTTGAAGGAGATGAAATGGATTCCACAAAAAGCATGATTATGTCAGAAGATTAGTTGACCAGCATGGAACAAACTAATTAGCAGCAGCATAAGCTTGGACATATCAAATATTGTGAAAGAAACTTTTGTAAAGAAGCAACAAGCATACTTTATTCCAGAAAAAATGGACATCCGGATATAATGAACCCCGTAGGGCACAATAACATCATTAGAGAAGTGATATTATtagataatattaaaaaaatccaaGTCAAATTGTATTAAAATTTACGCAACCAAATTACCTGAAGAATGAGGAATGATGTTTGAAGTATTTATGAACACATATAGACAGTTTGTTATGAATATTTACATTGAAAATacttaaaaagaaaacaaaatcgtGATATCACATTTCATTTCCGTAGTGCTAGTTTATCACCTACACATGGCAATTAGCACAAAACCACCACTTCTTCAGTCTTCACCATCAGAACATTTAACATACTGTTATATGTCTATTGAAAAAAGCCACATAATGGTCCCGtcttttatggatcaagcaaagTATGGCTATGCACCATCCATGACTGATCTTTGACCGATAAGGCTCAGGCTGTGTCAAACTCACCCCTAATCTGAGACGAGCCAGACCTTAAGTTTTACAATCATGCTTAGAACTGGCCTAGGCCTAGATTGATAATCTGTCTCAGTCGACCCTTCCATCCATGATAGAGTCCTTCATCCCTTACACTATCTAACTATGAGAGGAGCGGAAAAACATTCTAGCATTTGCAAAATGAGATCCACATAACACTCCTCTTATGGCATTTGACCACAATGGGAACTCATTATCTGAAGATGTTCTGATAGCTGATCTCATGTTAAAATAGAGGTGATTGTACCCATTGTTTTGATGCAACTATTTATTGGAATTTGCCCTTTCAGTTCTTTCCAATTAACAGACCCTTTGagctaaaagaaaataaaataactcCATTTCAGTTATAAATATCATATCAGAGTTAGTTATGCTACCAAACAGTAATCATAATATTAAAATTAGAACACAGACTACTAAAGCCAATATGCTAATGGGAATTTGTTCCACCACCCCCAAAATGGAAAATGGGTGAAAGGGTTACTGATGCTCTAGCCAGAAGGTATGCTAGGAATTGAGAATCTCATCCCACTCTCTCCACCACcccctctcaaaaaaaaaaaagaaaagaaaagagtccCCCAGGGAGGAGGGGGGTTTGCTTCTGCcttcttcctctgatgaattcTGACAGCAGGCAAGATGGATGAAAAAAGCATTTCCACTTCCTCTtcctgcaatagcaagcaagaaTTCAGGAAGGCTCTCACCTATCAACTTAAGTCATCTGTTTAATTCATCTGCCGTCAATCATTACTCCTCACTATTGCACTCTTAATATATCATCCTTTAATCTCAAAGAAAGAGAATTTTACTTTATTCAAAAGAATAACAATGAACTTAAGAAAGGTCcatatgtaaaagaaaaatgatggtCCCCTTCACAATGGTTAAGGAAATAACTAAATCTATCTGCTTATACCCCTATCGCAACCTAAAGGCCTTATTCCTTCATCCAATGCTTAAATTGTATTCTAGCCTTCTATCCTATATATGCTCCAAGAATACAATGTCAAGCATGTACAAAAAATTGCTACCTGTTTTAATCAAATGAGCATGAGTTCTATATTAGAAAAATCTAAATATGCAAAGTAGTCAAGCTAAGAACTGGTGGTTATAGAGGTCAAGATGATATGCCATACATGCAGGtatagaaaaaaagaagaaaaggaaaaggaggcAATAATTGATATACAAATTAGTTCTGAGAAGAAATCTTAGAAATGCCTATTCCTTTTAAATACATACCCAGCAACCTGTGCAATCACGGGATCTGAATGTAGAGGATTATAATCACCTGATAGCCTGTACAATAGGGCCTGCATCATAATAGCATTGGTGCATCAGTTTTCCAAATGGGGGAAGGAGGTTGGCTATCTCATGGTCTGAAGAAAAAGGGCTAGCACAGAAAGATAACTGTTAAGTAGACGATCACAACACGTAGAATAGGTAACATGGCAGTGTCGATCATAGAAACTCATATATAAATGGTGAGTACAGCAAAGCCTTTCCACCCcccaagaaggaaaagaaagtttTAGCTACATAATGTTTTAGGAGAAGAGTATCTTTAGAATGTAAAGCTAATGAGATGTGAGAAAATAGCCTATAAGCACTCCCTTGGTGGTACAATTATAATGCTTAGAAAAATAGGAACGAGTGAGAGATGCACCTATAAGCACCCATTTTGCCTTtcaacaaagaagagagacATTATATGCCCAATGAGAGAGAAAGTTGAGAAAAATCAGGAGTCTGTACATATCTCGGAAGAGTGTCTAGGAGTTTGCATCTATTGTTTTCAGAATGAATTGTTTGTCCAGTATTATTGCTACTGTTCCATGAACTACAAGTGCAAGACTAATGTTAGAAAACTAGCTAATAATAATGTAAAAGATCTAGTACTATCGAACTCTTCTGACCATGATTAATAGGGTAAAtagaataattaaataaatcaaataaGTGACAAAAGTATGAAACATCATGCAAATTTATATACAGTAGAACTTAGAAATATATTAGAATTATTCTATGAAAGATAAGAAGAGAGTCAAATGTCCTTGTATGGCATTCCTGTTTATTCTATAAACTTACAAGGAACTGGAAAAACATATAAATAGTTTTAAATTGACATGTACCAGGCATAGATTCCTATGAAACAAAATTAACAAAACATAAAAGAGAACTGAAACAAAAAACACGTGCCTGGGATTGATGGGTACAGTCTTCATAAACCATGGAAGGTTTGTATTTTGGAACTGAAACACGAGAAACCTGATTGGCCGGATAGGTTGTATATGAATACGGTGGTGAGGACTTTGAGAAGCCTCCAGCACCACGCAAGTAGATGGTACTCCTACAATGATTGGTACTCTAAAAGATTATATATTGCAAATGCTGTCAATATACAAAGAAGAAacatccaaaaaattaatatgttACTGACCGGTTCATGCACAGGGCTTCACCAGACTCTTTTATATAACTAGTAGTCTCTATCTCAATAATAGTTGCTTTTCCTGGAGTATCAGAGAGCATAATATTGAAAAATCCCAATGTTGTTAAAAATCATAGCTGTATGCCATTATCTGTAGTTTATATTTTTTGCAATTTCGGAATGATTTTTAGCAACAAAATTAACCATCATATTTAGTGCACTGAAGGGAGCTGGAGGCCTTACATTAATGGAAGGACAAAGCTGATGGTAAACATTAAATGACAAAAGCCACTTTActatgaaaagaaagaaaatgaaaaaagaacGGAAAAAAGGGTTGAGATAAAGAATTCAGAATTACAAATGTAGCACTATTAGAAACACACCTTTGTCATGCAAGCCCGCGATTGCTACTTTGTTTAGAAtctgattcaaaaaaaaaaaaaaagaatgacatAAAGTTTTGGACACTTTCTGAAGATAAAAGTCATGATATTAGATGATCTAAACTTCATGCAATATTTGCTTATATATCTGATTTTTTGAAACAAAGAGGACCAAATGGCCTTCAGCATATCTTGTTGATAGCAAAAATTTAAGCCATTAAAAATATAGGATCAAAATGATTCTAATAGGACACAAGAAAAGCAAGAAGAGATAAAAGTAGCAATTTAAAGGAAAAAATGATGGAGCCTACAACCCCATTTCCTCTCCTTAAAGAATGTTAAAGAACTGCAGGGGAAGCAACTATACAAGTTGAGAAAAGTTGAATCAAGCGGACCTGGGTAGTAATATCATGCTAGCTTGCAAGGGGATATAAAAACATGAAAAATACATGATGCTTATCAAAAAGGATAAATATAGAATTATCACAAACATGTGTTCATAAACTTGATCCAATAGGAATACATATAAAAGCCTAAATGTTAATGTTGTCTTGGATGAAATTATGGCAACGTGATAGCAGCTGCTTATTAAAGATTTAAACATAAGCTGCAAAATCAGGATGTATGATAGTTTCATGTAAAGATATCCTATTTAGTTCAAATCATCCAAAACCCAACCACAACTATGTCGTTGCAACTCTTTAGTCTAGTAATATACAGGTAGGTATCTACTATCATAGGACAAGAGAGGTGTTTCTCCTCCCTTCAGCCTCATCTTAAACTAGCTTCAGAATACCCACTTTTAGCAGCCTTCTGAATAATTGTTATTTCTTTCAGTTTGCTAAAAGAAGGTGATACACTTTCTTTAGTCATGCAACTAAGGCAAAATTCACAGAGTGCGCCCTAAATAAAAGATATGAAACATGACTATGTTGGAAAATCTGATGCATCAATGTTTGTTTATCACTCAATAACATTCCATAACAATTCGTTTATGCAGATCTTGTACACAGTAGAAGAAACGTGGCACGTAAATAAGATATAATcagtattttaaaaaaataaacttaaGGTTTGATCTACAAGAGTGGGTCATTTCTGTACAGATAAAGAAGACTTTAAAGTTTTGAACTTACCTTTGGCTCTTAGTCAATGCTAAATGGTAGAAAACTTATTAGAGTACTTGACCTTCCCATATAGAGATGGCTTGAACTCTCACAAGGATTTGGGACAATTTAGTctgtatctttcacatttgcCTGATTTTATGATGGCAAAGAATACTTAGCCTTCTCAATCCTTGTTGGCTCAATTCTATGAGAACATAAGGACTTATCTTTTTCTGCATTCACTTCTTAGAATCACCCAGATCTAAGAAGAAGTAGATGATGTGATGATAATGACAATGATGACTGTAGAAGCGACTTAAAATATTTAGGTTTCACCTCAGAAGATGGTTCAATTTATTGAGACCTAAGACCGCTTGTTTTTAGAATTAAGGCTGGCTAACTCTAGAAGCACAAGGACTCATAACATCTTAGTTTTTACCCTTAAATatgttaaataaaaatattcaaaaactGAATTTTTTTGCTGCAAAAAGGCTTACACAACCACTTGAAGGAAAAGGCCTGTAGATCTCCATGTATTGCTGGCCATGCAATAGAAGCCTCTGATCAAATCTAGATAGGGAATAAGCTTTACAGTTCAGATAATGAGACAAAAGTacgaatatattttaatatcaaCTAGAAATGCCAAGGTGCTAAAACATGATAAAATCTAGAAAATCATGGAAGAAGTCATGATTCAAAGACTGTTGCAACAGGGAATGTACTCACTGCATGCCAGGCACGTCATCAAGCGTACCCTTCTTTTTTTGGAAAGGAAACAGAGCACCAAAAGTTGGCAAAACCTGCATATCAGAAAATTCAAGATGTCATCAAGGTCTTTAAGATGATTAGTGCCaaaaatcaaaatacaattCGTTTCACAGGCTAAAGATGTTACACTAACAAAAAAGTCCTTGTTAAACCAACAAATCATTGCTAAAACATTGTATTATTGGAATTATAGAGACAATaacattctctctttttttttggttgggagAAAACAGACATAACAAGAAAAGTACTCATAAGGACAAAATAGAAATCTTGTCTCATTTTTTTGGAGTTGAATTTATAAATCATGGATGCAGAATTTTGTAAACAGCTTGCATTATTCAATCTATCATATGTAGCATCATCGATTCAATTTTATCAAATTccatcatggctttcagtggtCTTCTCCCCCCTTTTTAAACCCTTCTTCCAGATAAGAGTCTCCTTGATTGTTGGAATTTCCAGGCTACGAATCCATATATTCTACCTTGCCCCAGTTTTTGTAGACAATGTAAATACTTCTCAAGAACAGACAATACGGCTGGCAGGTTGCATCGCagctgaattttttttcaacGTTAATAATGATTAGGACTTGAAGCCAGTAAAGGTAAATTAAATTGTTCatgattaaaaagatttggggcTCAAAGTTAGCTTTCAAATAACTGATCATACACTTGAATCAAAAGAATCCACTGAGTTATGCCTCCCAAAAGGTATCAGATTTTGCCATAAGTTTATCCCCCTATTGAAAGCTAGATTGCATCTTGAAGAAACCAATTTCatattaaaaagaaacaaaaagattTTTTCCGCAGAAAGCTTTAAATTAGACCTGAATGAATCGCTGCCCGTCCCTGTGGTAAACATACTTGAGCTCCTTCTCATCCATTGCATCTCCAGCGCAAGCTCCAATTCCAAGGGCATAGAGCGCCGTATCTCTATTAAAGacaaaatcaaaacaaaaatttagaaagaaaaataaaagtccCACCTTTTAGCAGCTTGAAGCCAGAGAATTCCGAAATTTCACATCTTGATGCCTCTAACTGACCTCTCGGTGTAGGAGAATGAAGTCTTGCGGGAAGAAGAGCGGAAACAGAAGAGAAAACGACATCAATTACACGAAAACTGAGAAAAATTACTCCAGAAGAGGGGAAATaagaggacgaggaggaggagagaagaaaaCCTCGGGGAACTTGTGAGAGATCACCAGCTCCGGATCGACGGGAGAGGGTTTGGAACTCGCCATGGCCGGCTCTCCTCGAAGAAGGAGCCAAGATGGGGAGAGAGAGGATGGAGATTGGCGTCAAGGAATGCTTCCGGAGCTCCGCCGAGTAGGTGACGTTACGCCGTGGGGTGGGCAAAAGGGTGAGCAAATTAATTCTTTGATTTTTTCCATGGTCAAGTCAAATGTTTCTCCAAATTAATCATAGGCCATCAGATTGGGTCTAAAGATCGGATAGATGCAGATTAgatcaaaaatttatcaacccatatctattatatttattaaataaattaaaattttagatataaattttatttatttattaaatatgtaATCGGGCTAAATCTATGTATTCTATTTAAAATAGATCATATcagattaaataggttaaattaattttttggctagttaaataaatttaagcAGATTAAATAGATTAGAAATAGATTAAGtagatttcaaatgattcaagcaGATTTTATACATATTAAATGGTTCGGATCATTATTCGATCTAATTATTAAATGgatcaaaataaattataaacgaGTTAAAGGTCTAAATCCGAACTCAAATCATTTAATAAACGGATCTAGATGAATTAACTCATTGATAGCCGAAATTTGTTTATGTCAAATTCAAACCTGCTTAAAGCATGTCGTTTGGGAGGTCGGGTTGATGGGTCTTACCATAAATTGCCACTTTTAGAATCGAATTACAAAGTGTATTGAAATATTTATGGATTTTAGGATATTTTTAGAATTAATTAAGTATTAAAAGAAGTGTGGGTTTGGGCTTCAGATATTATATATATCACAATGGATATGAATTTTGTATTTGAAAACCAAAAGCTACACTTTTAGACAGTGGATGTCTTATTTCCCAATCAGATTTCACAAATATCTTAAAAGCATCGGAATGAAATTGTTTTGTCTCATATATCTTTCATATGCGCAACCTcatattttctttatatttctgaatatttttaaataaccaAGCATCCATTAAAAGTTGATTCTTAATgttcaaatatttaaaatttataaactAAAAATCTTGATTTTGTCCCCTTTCtcatatttttttcttggaatttatattattttcaatttttttgccCAAAGTTGCATTTGCTGAGTTCTTTCCACACTTTTACGTGTTTCCAAATTTTTAAGCATCACCTTAGCTGAATCGTTACTATTAAATTTCCAAGTTTATGGGCATTTCCATGTTTTTAATCATAGTTGAGAAAAACCTAACTCTTGATACTATATGTAGGAGCCGGAAAGGGTGATGACATTCTAACTGGGGCTCCCCATGGCTTTCCTCGCTCTATCTTTCTCACAACCTACAAAGTAATGGTCCAATTGAGAGTTCTCTCATGCAATTAATGTTAGTTGAAAATCCATGATCTCTAATTCTAAACATTATTCCAGTTCTAGCTGCAATGCTAAAGTTGATAAGGTCGAACTCATCCACTTCGCAGTGACACAATTGGTTCATTAGATTAGAAGCAACCTTGGCTTCCTCCTAATCTAAATTAACATCAAGTCACAACCCTTCCATACGTAATTGTCCATAAATTGACCAACATGGCATGAGCTCATTTGACTAGCCCATAATCTATTACATTCTGCATGACATGACTCTAAAATCTAAATCAAGCTAACTTATCCTTGACCTGCTCTATTGCAAATGATGCAATCCCCTTAAGGCTATCATGTCCACTACATTATCCTTCAACTGAAGACCAGCCAATCCATAAGCTTAAGATCACTAAACCAACTTCCAGGGTCAGGAATCTAAAGGCCAAGATCCATTAATAGGAGGATCCAGTGGGAAATATCGAAGAAAGAATGGTAGAAGAGCTATTTGCTCCCTCATGTTATTTTGGTtaaagaggttttttttttttcggtataCCGGCTCCTCATACTAAACGTAGATGAGTACAgctaagaaaattaaaaaaaagaagctggCCCAGTAAGTAGAAAACATCCGCCTAAAGAGGTGCCTCTATTGGACCTAGAACGGACATTCCTTCGGTTGCTACTGAGCTTGCCACTGACCCAATTACTGGGCCTGCCAAATGGTTTGAAACCTCAACAGCCACTGGGCCGGAGCCCACTTCGCGTTGCTACTTATCTGTGGGCCAATACATTTCGGCTTTGCGGCTGAGGGAACTCCGAACTTCTATACgtgtattttttttgttattgcaAACCTCCCAACTTTGACTTGATAGATGAAGGATTAAGGATTATAATCTCAAACAAACTCCATGCTCTTTCAAGCAACTTGAAGCTTTGCTTCTCACATCATGTCAAGTTGTTAACTCGCAGAAAGTCATTTAATTTGCTCTTGGCTTTTAAAGTGCTTCTTTAAGCAACCTCTCCTATGATTTCCTTCTACTATGGTTTAGGCATACCACAATGGGATTGGTTAGACTTGATGATCTCTAACCATCGGAAATTGTCCAACATACAACTGTATAGAACTTAGGAGCATCGCAAGTGGCTACTGCATTTGTTGGTTTTGTATGAAATATATTTGGAAACACAGGTTATGCATGGATCGATGACTTCTCATGGCAGATCTGATGGCCATCAGTGCACTGAAACCTAACACGAAGCTTCTTAATAACAGTTCTCCAAATTTTTCACAATGCATGTTCGATCATGGCATTTGCAAAATTGTCTGGATATATGTACGTCCATCCCTTGAACAATCTTTTGCATTAGTTTTTAGCAATGCAAATGTGGACATTGTCCTGTTATAATTCATTGGTAAGAATTTTAGTAGTGCATGCACCAGTCAAAATCATAACCCTTATTTATTTCTGCAGACGCCATCATCCCTGATAGCAATTAGACTGTCATGTTGCAATTATAATTCCCCAACAATGACTAGCTACTTGCTTAGTTTGAATAATACACCAACTTCATTTCTAACTATGATCCTCGACCAACTGCTTGAAATTGATAGGGCTGGCATACTGCAGTGATCCATTGTAGATGGCAAAGCCTGCCTTCTTGGATGCACCCTGGGTAGGATGGACACCGTCCCAAAAGAGGTATTCTTTGCGGTCGTCACAGTAGGTAGCATTCGGCATGCAGCCGGATACTGCATTCAACTTACCACCTCCACAGCATGCACTTTGGACCTCTTTATACCCTGGCGAGgtgtaattaaaacttttttattttatccaAGATGCAGGAACTGATACTAGTTTTACATGACCTGGCCTACACTAAGAGTTTTGAACTTACCAGCTGCTCCTGGATCGGCTATAATATTTGACACCACTGCATGAGAACTCCCGAGTGAGTAGTTCATCCCCTTCAATG
This genomic stretch from Phoenix dactylifera cultivar Barhee BC4 unplaced genomic scaffold, palm_55x_up_171113_PBpolish2nd_filt_p 000254F, whole genome shotgun sequence harbors:
- the LOC103701068 gene encoding enoyl-CoA hydratase 2, peroxisomal — protein: MASSKPSPVDPELVISHKFPETSFSYTERDTALYALGIGACAGDAMDEKELKYVYHRDGQRFIQVLPTFGALFPFQKKKGTLDDVPGMQFDQRLLLHGQQYMEIYRPFPSSGCILNKVAIAGLHDKGKATIIEIETTSYIKESGEALCMNRSTIYLRGAGGFSKSSPPYSYTTYPANQVSRVSVPKYKPSMVYEDCTHQSQALLYRLSGDYNPLHSDPVIAQVAGFTRPILHGLCTLGFAVRAIIKSFCNGEPTAVKSIFGRFLLHVYPGETLVTEMWLEGPRVIYQTKVKERNRVVLSGYVLLKHIPSSL